Within the Medicago truncatula cultivar Jemalong A17 chromosome 4, MtrunA17r5.0-ANR, whole genome shotgun sequence genome, the region GATTGTAGATTTAATTTGTAGGGTACAATTTGTTTAATGCACAAGTTTCTTAAGATTaggtatattaattaatttatagcAATATAATGCAGCTTTTGTCATTACCTGTAGAGTTTTTGATTGAAAGGGATTAGGCAACAATGTAGAGTGGACATTATATTTTGAGTATTAATTACCATATTTCAATAGCAACTTGAAGAAGAATGGCTGTTCAACAGAAGAAAACATTTCCTTTGGTTCATGGTTTCTAGAGTAACTCTTCATCAAGATGATAGATGAGATTGCTACCACTGAACTCAGTTGAGTTATCGTTCCAATATATCAGGAGAAAATAATTAACATTGTGTATGTTTTGGTTGACAATAATATTACATTGGATCGAGCTCCTTTAAAGTGaacaattcattttaaaatgtaaagtgaataatatcaatcatcaattaataaatcAAGGCATTACACCTATAtacataatatatcatatagatGATATGAAATAACTTCAACTTTCTCACTTAATAGGATTCGAATCAAAAGTAATTTAGATTGCATGGCAACTTAAGTAATAACATGGGCAAAAAAGCCATCCTTTAGGCACCTTTTAACTAAACGAATGGCATAGCTTATTTATTTCTAAAGATTATGCAGTTGTAATTTCCCAAAAAATTGCATTCCAAGGGCATGACTTTGGCACAGTGAAACCAATTAGATTCAAAAATGCAGATCTTTTGAAGCAATCTCACGAAATCTATGACTGCACAGTAAAACCAATTAAATTATGGAGATTGATAATAAGAAAGGGATCTGGAAGCGATGTCATAAAATCTATGACTGCAGCAGATCTTCTGAACTATTTCCTATATACAACTTTCAACGAAAATACCAACTTGGTTGTTTTACCAAACAATTGGATCAAAATTCTGATCCTAACCACCAAAATTTCTCCACTCCAAGAAACCCAGGTTACATCACGGTCTTGATGCCCACCAGGTTCACCGAATCCATGTGAATTCTCCTTTTGATAGAGATGTTCCATAGGTACAATTTACAAGTTCCATTCCTTCACATAAGCATATTCAATTCCGATAGGTCGTCCATTGGAATTTCAAGGCCCATAATACAATCATGTTCTTGCAAACCATCGTCATCAAAGTTCAGCCAAGAACCAAGATCTTGCGGCCCGTCAAGTTCACCAGATACACCAAATTCGTCTATTGAACTTAAATCAGGTAGTGGCAAATTCTCCAAGTCAGTGGATTCCTTTCCTTGAGAAGTGTTCTGGTTAGCAGATAATGATGCCCCGTCTTTACTGCCATTGTTTCTTGCATTAGCCACAGATAGACTAGAATCATAAATAGGTATACACACAGATTCCTTTGCTTCCATGAATCTATCATTTCCAGCAGCAGTACTCTTTTGCTTGGGCTTAGCTTTTGGCTTGTTCTCATTTTTGTTACTGTCCAATGACAGGCAACCAGCTCTGGAATTAGAATTTGGTCTGGACTGATCCCGGGTCTGATTTCTATCCCTCTCACTTCTCTTTCCTTTGACTCCAATAGGAACAGCACCATCAAGATTTGATGTTCTTGAAGAACCATTGACGACACCATTGACCAGcatttccctcttcttctccttgATCATCACAGACCCATTCTGGGATAACAATTGTTCTGATGAGtggattgaactttgaaaagaATCAACCAGTCCCCTGTCTGCATAATCCAGCTGACCATCATATTTCTCAGAAGCACTCGAAACAGCACCTGTAGCAGTAGACACAcaacaaaagttaaaaaagcaaataacaaaataacaaccAACAGCCATAAATACCTAAACATTAGCAAAGATACCACCAGTGAAACAGTACTTGCATCATCAAGGAAGACAGTCTGATAACATGGCAAAGATTTCTGGGACCTAATATGCCGAAAGGGTAACAACACATCTACGGACATTGTTGCAAAAGCaagcataaaaaaattgaaatacctAATTTTCTCGCTTCAATTTGATGCAAAGCTTTGCTACATGTATTACTGGCTGTGCCAGAAACAATGCAATCTGCCTGTCGGGCACCATTCTCGCGTGAATGAGGGGAAAACATTATATTTTGCAGAGTCGGTTCACTAAAGCAGCTAACACCAGCTTCTTCATATCTTCTACATCTGGCAAGAGTACGTTTAATAAAAGCCAAAGCAAATTGTGTTGAAACCTTCTGAACAGCGCTTTTTGAATTTCTGCTTTCACGGCATGCCTGCCAAAATTTGAGTAGAAAACACATGGTTACAACTTATGAAATGCCTACCTCATTCTTCAACAGAAAAAATAACCAAAGCCTATTCCCATAGGTGGGGTGTGTATGCCTTAATTAATATGATATTATCATTTACCCATGATCTCATGAAATTGTTTGTTTCTGAGCCCTAATCACACAAAATATAGTGAATATGATTGAATAAGGATTATTAGGAAGGCAGCAAAGAAAGGAAGAGATGGTGATGTGTGAAGTATTTCCAAATTAACcttgaaaagaacaaattttttgcaattcttcaaaaaaaaaaaaacttttccgGCAGTCAAACCGCTACAGAAGTTATTACTAAACCAATGGGCTACTTGCACATATGACTCTGGGGAAAAAAATGAACCAACATCACAATCTGACAAAGGAAAGCTATCTAAAGATGCACAAACCTAAATTACACAGTATTTTACCCGTAGAAACTTGTCAGCCAAAAAAGAGAAAACCAAACACGATTCAAATTGCAATCTCGATAAATCCAATATAATTTCTAAATAAGAGGCATCTTATAATGAGCCCATTCGTTTCAGTTTTTTAAACAGAAAACCccttttattttgataaaaaaaaaaattttaaaaaaaaaaaaaaaaaaacatgaaattttcaAGGCATTTTGTCTAAGTTTTGAAAAACATCAATATAGaagaatagcttctgaaaaaccAAACTATAGTTGTAACTAAAAAGAAGTTCATTTTATTTCTGAATATTTTTGACAAACTACTTTGAGTAACTTGTAAAAAAACTGTAATTTTAAGTATTGTTTAAAATTAGGAGTACTTTTATGATcgttacaaaacaaaaaaaatagatttactTCACATAAAATCTCTACACTGAAATTAGGAACTCCCTTCCTACATTGAAACTAGCCCAACAAAGTTTCTATTTAAGCATGTACGAAGCCAACCGTAGCACCCTCATCCTTGTGGTTAGAATGTGGCAATTAACTCACGGCAGCAGTGCAACCAAATATGTTGCTCTGCATTGGACTATATACAAGGTAAAAGAAATGATATGGGAGTTTGTAGATCTCGGCAAACACAACAAGTTGATAAAGGAGTGAGGGAACTTTGGTACAATGTTTAGAGTTGTTGTAGACTGACTAAATAGTCGTGAATTCAAGTTGTGAAATCAACCTCTTGCAAATGCTAGCAAAGTAAGTCTGTCTACAACAAACCTACAATGGGTCTAATCCTTTCTTAGACCCTGCTATGACAAGAGGTTTATAGCAccatgatgttttttttttttaaatgtcggTAAAGGAAAGTTTATTACCAATCTCTTTCTGTAAGCCATTTCAGTAAGTTGGTCAAATGCAGCTTGCTCAACCTTCCTGCAAAGTAAGCACATTAATCTTAATAAGAATCAATAATATCTTTAGCCCAAACTCGAGAAATGAAAATTCACGACTCTTGAGTGCATAccagaaaatgaagaaattagGACATTCTATAACATAATAAAAGATCACAAAGGGAACAGCTATGAATATGCAAAGCAAGATTAGGCATACCGTTTTTCCATGTCCCTCCCTGTGAGAATAGCTCCATCAATTTTGTCCAAGtttctcttcttccttccaTTCTATTAGTCAAACAAAATAACGGGTAATAATGTAAGAATGGACTGAATTGGAAGCCAACTAGATAAATGTGGTTAATTTAACAAGGACAATTCTTGTAGTGCAAACCTGTTCATATAGAGCTTTCTCAAGTTCCACAATATCTTGAATTATAACTTCATCTTGCTCTGCTAAATCAGGCTGTACAAGCAAAGCAAGTAGAAGGAGTAGTTATAAATCCAGTAAGCTTCAAGTAACCATGACATTTGTAATtccatatataaaataaatccctaCCATTATTTCTGGATATAAACCAATGCTCTGCAACTCAAGCAGCAGCCTATCATCCAGAGACATAAGCTGATAGTCACCATCAGGAGAAGGAAAACTAGGATTATTTATTTCGGGTTGCAGTTGATCAAGATCATTTGAACATATTTCACTGGTGTGAGTGATATCAGAGATGGACAATTCTTCATCTCCCTGCCAAACTCCGGGGCTTTGTAAAGGACTGGATGTGTCTGGGTACCTAAATGTGTTCGATGCAGTACTCTTATCGCAAGATAGTCTGTCCAATATGCAATTCTTCTGAATATGGAAATCCACCTCCGATTCAACTTCAGATTCCATTCTATCCCGGTCTTTCGGTTCAAAATCGACTTGATTACAAGAACCACAGTGAGAATCATCACTAGCACACTGTCTAGATATATTCTTTGCTTCACTTTGCTGGTATGATTCTTCATTTTCGTCTTCTTCAATAAGAGCACAAAGAAGTCTTTGGAATAATGGGGTAACCTTGTCATTCCTCCCACCTACAGCCTCCGACTTGGGTTCATCAAAGTGGTTTCTCCTTCTACCCTGTGAACCTTGAGtggttttattatttataacaacACCCTGAGGAAATAAAAATTTGCTAGTTActtaaatatatcatatttaatttgtacgATTTCCTGTTTATATTTCAGACAAGGAAATTTAATGGCAATTGTGCagatttaaatattaaaatatttagcTCTTATTAGTTTTTCATTATTGAAAAACAAGATGAAAGATATAGGCAAGTTATGTATAATGCTACAAACTTACCAACATATCATGATCAATGGCAAACATATGAGATGAACTTTTCTCCAAATCGTCAGCAATATTGAGCTGATACatcaaccaaaaacaaaacccaGTACGTCAGAAACTATTCAACATATTGAGAATCAaacaataacttcaaatttCCAGAAGAGGAAGGCAATGTTCAAGAGCCGTTTAGCTACCTGTTCCTTCACAAAAGATGCATTATCTGAGCTGATGGGAGTAAAAATACACTCCATTTTACTCCAAAATGGACCTGAAGCAAAAGCTACACACAAAAAGGCAGCAAACTAGTCAAAAACAAAACTGAAAACCAAAAGGAGAAACATAATGGAGAGATATAAGACATCTTGAAAGAAGAGTAGAATGGTTCAAGTACGCACTGCTTGCATTAAGAGCAGCATTAGCAGCTTTATACAATTCTTCGCGATCATCATCCGATACCCCTGGACAGAGACGTTTCAATACGCAACGTGTGAAAAcatgattaaaacaaaatatacaatatAATATCAATAGactatatatgaatataaaaacaaaaaagggttAATAATGCTTTTCACCcatataatatatgtcattttcggttttcgctcttataaaattttcggtttgatttgcatcctcgtaaaaaaaaaaatctttcggaaaacacccctaataggccattttcagatttttttttcaagaaattttggtttttgaatggcctattaagggtgttttcagagaaaaacaaattttacgagggtgcaaatcaaaccgaaaattttataggggcgaaaaccggaaatgacatatattataggggtgaaaagcactattaacccaacaaaaaatataCCAGAAATGAAGAAAACCCAATTTATTGGAAGAACATGTTATATCATATATGCATATGTATTACATAGATTTATAAAAAGATAACTAATAAAAAAGATCTGATATGCTAGACACTAAATGCCTGAATGACTCATAGTGTTATGACATGATAACTTAGGAACATATTCCAGTTGGAAAAAACATAACACACTAATATCACTACCATGTATAGAGTTAGACTCAGAGAAACTAAGAGAAATTAGGGATGTTAAACTCAGAGAGACCAAGAGAAATGAGGGTCAAAACTGTGTCCCTCTTCATTCTGATTTCTCGTATAAATACAATGTATTTACAAGCTGTCAAGTTGACTTTCAACCCACTAAATTAGCTAAACTGACATGTGTATATTTACAGCTAATTATGCTaattgaaagaatgattttatGACTATTACAAATAAATGTGCAATCTTATAGAATTTGATTTGCCATTAATTCCATTGACATATAGGCAATGTGAATAATTTAGCAGCTTATGGCATAAAACTATAATTCCCAAATGAACAAGGCATAGTTTTGAAAACTCACCACTACCTCCAAAATCAGGAGAACCAATGTTCAGTCGCTTCCCTACACGAGTCAAAACCTTGCGTTCTTTCTGCTTTTTTGAAGGAGGGCGCCCATATTTGCTGCATTAACAACCAGGTATGATGACAGTTGAAAACAGAAGTAGAAAGgataaatcatacaaataaaATCATCATACGTTTTATTCTTATCATTAGGACTTGTTTCCTGAACTGGCTTCAGTATAGGTACATTCTCAGACTTCTCCCTCCCTAACGGAAGGCCTGGTCTTATTGACGATAAATTCCTTCCAGGTCTTCCTTGTCTCTGCATACCATCTCCTGATTCATCTCTTGGCATTTTATTCTTCCTCATTTGTAACATAGGAGATCCATCCCTATCAGCAGCCAAAGCAAAGTCACTGGCATTCACccctttctcttttattttgttttcgcCAGCACCAGATTCTTCACTTTCAGATAATCCAAAGGGAGACAAAATATCATCTGGTGCTCTTTTATATTTTGGTGTACTGTTGTCTACACTGCTAGCTAGTTGGAACCCATTGTTGCCAACAGAAGAAGCTTTAACATTGAAATCAGAAGTTAGACAGCCTTCAGATGAGACCTGAACTTCAAGGTTGCGTGAGGCAGGAGAAACTACTTTCACTCTTCGTGTGCGTGAATTTTTAGGTGGTCTTTGTCCACCCCACTGGGTCATTGGATGTATAGAAGAACCTACAGATATTGAAAGCTTTTAATATTTGCCATACTAACTAATCATCATGACTTCATAATTTGAAAGCTGTTACCAACCTGGGAAACTTCCGGCAGGAGAGTGGATGTTAGACAACTCTAGCGCACTAACTGAACCTGTTCTTGGTGCCCGAGATACCTTGTTTTTAATTGGTGGGCTAGGGCTGCTTGTTAGCTCCACTTGAGTGTTTACTCTAATTATAGAAAGATTGACAATTAATAAACTTGATAACTATCAACATATACGAATGTAAATAGGATCAGACTAAATACTTAGTAGGTCAACCTCACTATAAAACGTCACAAAATTGACTGGTAAAAAAACTAAGGTTTAGAAATAAATGAAGACCATGGCGTGACAAGAAATGTTAAAACCTGTTGTTTCCTTTTGCTACAACGCTCTGGTCAGCTAAGTTGTCCCTGTGAAGAGAGGCACCTTGCTCATCTGTAAGCATCACACGCACACCTGTGATATTAGGCTCTGAAGAGCCCTCAGACTTGTTGATTCCAATAGATCCAGGAAGTGACTTCAATCTGCACCACAAAAAGATTATTAGTAAAAGTTTACTTTTAtgttcttcaataaaaaaataattatgtcaGACCATTCGGCAATGATGTAACTACCTACCCATGTGaagtaaacaaacacaacattcaaAGAGGTTAATAAATAACCGGGGGAACAGATTAGCatgagaaaaagaaacaaacaatataatgCAGAGGAACTTTTGTGACTGTGAGTTTATTTAATCCTGATTACAATAGGTTAGTTAATTGCACAATATAAGCAAACAATATACATGTAATTTAAGCCTAAAAGAATTCAATATTACAGATGAATCTACCCAATAGCAGTGAAGCACATTCAGCATCATTAATCTTGATTTATTATTTGAACTACACATGGAGGGGTGTACAATAATTCATATGACATTGTTATCTATGACTATCAAGCTCTCTGTTGGAAGACTTCCAGCAATCCATTTCTGTGATTATTTCACTCCAGAAGATATTCAAGGCTTAAAGTGGCTTTTATACCATGAGTAATTTTCATAGTATGGCAAAGTTTATAAGTACTTCTTGAACCAATTCTGGTTTTGCATTGAAAAGGTGATTATCAGAAGGAGAGCCAAATGGCTAATAGGAGATCTTTACTGGAGCCTCTCAGCCTTCCTTTCTATTTTCCAAGATCTTTTTCTTTCTGGAATCTTTCTTTCCATTCCGAATTAACAAGGGCCAATCCCTAAATCAATTTCTACCAAACCGATTAAGGGATCGAGGTGCCACAAATATCACGGCACGAGGATTGCAGCTGTTTGCTGCAGACGTGCGGAACATCCGTCGAGATTCGCCCACAAGTTATTAGTTCCCTTCCTATCCCGGGTCTCAACAGGGAACGACAATGAATATGTTTTTCCCATTAAGCGAAGTCACAGTCCCCTGTACTACTGTTCcccaccatcttagtctttgtTCGATCTGCTCCTCCTTGCCCTCCCCAGGGGAGGCTTATATAGGTttaatataaaacaatttttgaacTAAAACAAATTTTCCAATCGTAAAAGCTACACATTCAGGGTATAATTCAAATCGTCTATGTTATATGTCGCATGCACTAGACTTTGAACAATCACCAAATAAGGAAAAATGCACAGAAAGCAAGATTGTCCATCAGATCTTACAAGACCTCCAAAATAAAAGCTCTGATTTTTGCcaaacaaatcaacaacaaaaaaggcCCCCAGTCTATACTTCTATTCAAGTAGGAAATTGTTTCCGGCTTCTTAATAAGAAAACAACAGTAATGCTTACTCTAGAGCAACAGAATACTGAATACACTGGATAAGTACGCTGATAATATTAAACCATAACACCATTTGTATCAATATTGTGACACATCGTATTGGTGCCCTTCGGATGCTGGCAAGGGGTGATCCTAAAACATGGAGATGGTGAATTTATATTTACACGTATGATTTTCAAAAATTACCAAAATCCCTCCAACACATTCTTCATCTAAAATTAACAACACCCTTGAAAAAACATCTTGCAATCTAAGTAAAACTCAAAAAATACCTGAAACCCTGAGCATCATTGAATCGCATCTTCAAATCAGCATTTCCATTTGGAAAGGGAGCTCGTTTTACGTCCCTCTCACCAGTTATAACTCTGTTTCCTACTGTTCCGACAGACCTcctcttctttatttttttatctaatcCCTCACCTCCAGCAGGTAATCTGCATGTTTTATCTTCAGTTCGAACAGAGCCCCCACTAAGTGTCTGAATTAGATTTCCATCCTTCTCAGTGAGCATCTGCTGTCTTCCGATAGAAGCAGACCCACTTTCCTCCTGGGAGCAGGGCAAATGAACAAAGTCgtgaaaaaagaatgaaaatggaCATAAAGAGTTATATTAGAAAGCAATAAGTGTAAGACTATATGTTTAACGACTGTCGAGGAAAACAtagtataaaaattatatatccGATTTTAAGTTAGATATGACTTGCATGGAAATTCAGACGATAAATCACTCAAATCATTTAATACTGAAATTATAAAAACTAGGCTTAAAGAAACTTGAAATCTTTcttttgagaagaaaaagtgGCCCAAAATATGTTGAAACATCAGGCAGATAATCCATTCTTGTTAGGCTCTTAACAAAATTTATTCCATATTGTAGGGCTTTAACAATGTACAAAACAAAACTCTGCACTAAAGCAACTTAATATATAGCATCTTGGACAACGCAGACAAAGACTAAAACCTTAGTAACAATAGCTTAAAATATACCCGCATGTCTGCCACGGACGTACGAATTCGCTTGTTCAGCATTGATTTTGGGGTCTTGACTTCTCTTGGAGTCATATTATCATTTGGGATTTTGTGAATCTGGCTTCCCATCTTTGTTAACATTACTCCACTTCCCCTTTCACTTGATAAATCATTCCTTTGTCGCTTCTTTGAGTTTATATACCCATCCACTTTAGTTATAGATTCCTGAAACATTTTTGATCTATCCCTGGACAGCACATTACACACTACTATTAGGATACCAAAATGAATGAATACACTGTATCATAAAATAATAGgtgaataataatataaatctgaaaataattttacattagACAGAAATATAGTCACGTGTATTTGACTAACCCTAAGGGTGTATGACATTTAAAAAAGGCCCGACACCCTGAAAAACAGgcccaaaagaaaaataagggCAGTGGTCAAAGAAACAGAGAAATTATTTCACTGTATCTACCTATGAAAATATTTGAACGGTTTTAAAACTACTTTATTTCAACATAACTGTCATTTGATCTTGTCGGTATTGAAATTATATTGTAATCACTTAAACCCCCGAATATAAAATTTTTATGGCAACTGTAAGATTTAGTTCATACATTTCACAATTAATCTACCAATCCTAATGTTTGTCTCCATTCAGCATTTCAAATAGAATTCATCAGATCTGAAGAATTTGATAGTGGAAACTAGGATAGAATAGCAATCATGTACCTAGCCTTTTTGGAGGCATCTTGAACACTTTCCTTTATGTGTTTTAGCTCCCCCGAGGCTCCTGGGCCCATTAATTTAGGATGTGGAACTCCAAAAGAATGGTCTTCTGAGGTGTTTCCAGGAGAAACACCCAAAACCCTCTTCAGCTCTCccgtatattttttatttcctacAGTGATCAAATCTAGCGGCAAACACTGGGGCAAAGGTGGCATATTCGATGAAGTTATCCCACTTGTGCTGCTGCCGTTTAAGTTACTCCCAGAACTTAACATTAAGCCGTTGACCTTCCTAATGCTGAGAAACAAGTCAACAGAAGGACTCTTTCCCTTGTGCCCAACAAAATCAAACGGGGTACCAAATCCCTGCCAAAGGTAAATCACATGTTAAATTTACCGATATAAAATGTCTCATGGACACCCAATTTTCCCTACACCCGAGACATCTGGTTAACTACATGCACAATTGTAGTTAATTTAGTTGAGTATATGGATAATTTAGATCACTTGTGAAATTGTGGTTAATCATGTAGTTGAATTAACCAGAATTTTGACCGTGAATTGAATTAACCATCTATTCAACTAAATTAACCACAATTATTAACGTGTCCCAAGTGTGTAAGAAAAAATGGATgtctaaatattatttatctttaccAAATGCACCATCGCATCATATGATTAGGTAGTAACAGCAACAACATCTAGATAATGTACATAATGCTACACAAATAAAACAATTCATAGTCCATATGAATCTCCAAACAATTGATAAAGAACATAATCATACAACATAAAGTATGAAATTAACTACTTAAAACTTATGTAAACTACTAAACCAGTTGGCTAGATAGAAATTTACTAGTTTCCAGAATCAACATTCAACAATACACTTACAAATTACAACAAGACACTCAGCAGCCCCGACACTTCTGATCAAAGGTGTGTCGAGTGTATGACATGTGTTCGTGTCTGACActctgacacatgtgattacattcaatttgtgtcagtgtcgtgtcatGTGTTCGTTCATACATATCCTCCAATGTCCATCAACaacttgatgatgatgaaatcacaaatgCGGAATTCGAAAAACATATAAACCCAAATGCAAAACACAATAACAGTGATGAGTAATAGATAATTTtcagaaaaaattaaagttttccTATTCGATTAAAAACGAAATTGAGTTCAAAATTTCCATAAACTAAAAAAGTAAGCAATGGGAACACGTAATGCGTACAAGTACGAAGTATGATAATTTGCGAAGAAGAGcgtgaattggggaagaacaaAGAGGGGATCAGAAAACCCTAGATAGTAGAgtgttgaattgaattgaattgatatGAGAGGAATAAGGGTTGAGAATTGAGGAAGAGTAGTGCGTACCTAAGTCAAGATCAAAGTCGCAGCTTCGAAGCCCAATAAGGAGAGTGGGGTTATATAAATGCCAAAGATAACGCGGGACTCTACGATTATGATAGATAGACTAGATTAAAGGAGAGCTTAAACAAGTTTTAATCTCTGATTTTAAACTCAACTTAGGTCACATTTGGTTTgagtttatgaaaaatagcttatgtaaataaatataagcttttattttaatttataaattctcattaacaaaaattgtatttcataaacggtttttttttttaaattgatttaaaaacttataaataatacataaaaatttatttatttgcataagttgttttatataCGTTTTAAAATTTGCTAATCCAAACGGGCCAAATGAAAAACTTAGATGTgtctttcaaaattttttttttttttcttcgtggATATCAGttcaaacaaaatgaaaatgtttgttataacttttttaagaaaaaaatcactttttttaacaaaataatcacttatgaGAATGttgcatccgtttgttacatctttttaaaaaaaatcagaatctaaaaaaattttaaaaacaacttcaaatgagaagctgttaagagcagcttctcaaaaaatagatttttttttagaggagagagaaaatatgatttaaaagattgaactaattttgtaacaaaaaaaatcccttttatatagttgtattcaaacaaactaaattatttgtttaaaaaaagtgatttttatcgtggtaaacaaacgcaaaatagattctgatttttcataaaatctctaaaatataatctctaaattcttttatgcaaaaatc harbors:
- the LOC11443445 gene encoding uncharacterized protein isoform X3 — translated: MLSSGSNLNGSSTSGITSSNMPPLPQCLPLDLITVGNKKYTGELKRVLGVSPGNTSEDHSFGVPHPKLMGPGASGELKHIKESVQDASKKARDRSKMFQESITKVDGYINSKKRQRNDLSSERGSGVMLTKMGSQIHKIPNDNMTPREVKTPKSMLNKRIRTSVADMREESGSASIGRQQMLTEKDGNLIQTLSGGSVRTEDKTCRLPAGGEGLDKKIKKRRSVGTVGNRVITGERDVKRAPFPNGNADLKMRFNDAQGFRLKSLPGSIGINKSEGSSEPNITGVRVMLTDEQGASLHRDNLADQSVVAKGNNRVNTQVELTSSPSPPIKNKVSRAPRTGSVSALELSNIHSPAGSFPGSSIHPMTQWGGQRPPKNSRTRRVKVVSPASRNLEVQVSSEGCLTSDFNVKASSVGNNGFQLASSVDNSTPKYKRAPDDILSPFGLSESEESGAGENKIKEKGVNASDFALAADRDGSPMLQMRKNKMPRDESGDGMQRQGRPGRNLSSIRPGLPLGREKSENVPILKPVQETSPNDKNKTKYGRPPSKKQKERKVLTRVGKRLNIGSPDFGGSGVSDDDREELYKAANAALNASTFASGPFWSKMECIFTPISSDNASFVKEQLNIADDLEKSSSHMFAIDHDMLGRRRNHFDEPKSEAVGGRNDKVTPLFQRLLCALIEEDENEESYQQSEAKNISRQCASDDSHCGSCNQVDFEPKDRDRMESEVESEVDFHIQKNCILDRLSCDKSTASNTFRYPDTSSPLQSPGVWQGDEELSISDITHTSEICSNDLDQLQPEINNPSFPSPDGDYQLMSLDDRLLLELQSIGLYPEIMPDLAEQDEVIIQDIVELEKALYEQNGRKKRNLDKIDGAILTGRDMEKRKVEQAAFDQLTEMAYRKRLACRESRNSKSAVQKVSTQFALAFIKRTLARCRRYEEAGVSCFSEPTLQNIMFSPHSRENGARQADCIVSGTASNTCSKALHQIEARKLGAVSSASEKYDGQLDYADRGLVDSFQSSIHSSEQLLSQNGSVMIKEKKREMLVNGVVNGSSRTSNLDGAVPIGVKGKRSERDRNQTRDQSRPNSNSRAGCLSLDSNKNENKPKAKPKQKSTAAGNDRFMEAKESVCIPIYDSSLSVANARNNGSKDGASLSANQNTSQGKESTDLENLPLPDLSSIDEFGVSGELDGPQDLGSWLNFDDDGLQEHDCIMGLEIPMDDLSELNMLM
- the LOC11443445 gene encoding uncharacterized protein isoform X1, with the translated sequence MLSSGSNLNGSSTSGITSSNMPPLPQCLPLDLITVGNKKYTGELKRVLGVSPGNTSEDHSFGVPHPKLMGPGASGELKHIKESVQDASKKARDRSKMFQESITKVDGYINSKKRQRNDLSSERGSGVMLTKMGSQIHKIPNDNMTPREVKTPKSMLNKRIRTSVADMREESGSASIGRQQMLTEKDGNLIQTLSGGSVRTEDKTCRLPAGGEGLDKKIKKRRSVGTVGNRVITGERDVKRAPFPNGNADLKMRFNDAQGFRLKSLPGSIGINKSEGSSEPNITGVRVMLTDEQGASLHRDNLADQSVVAKGNNRVNTQVELTSSPSPPIKNKVSRAPRTGSVSALELSNIHSPAGSFPGSSIHPMTQWGGQRPPKNSRTRRVKVVSPASRNLEVQVSSEGCLTSDFNVKASSVGNNGFQLASSVDNSTPKYKRAPDDILSPFGLSESEESGAGENKIKEKGVNASDFALAADRDGSPMLQMRKNKMPRDESGDGMQRQGRPGRNLSSIRPGLPLGREKSENVPILKPVQETSPNDKNKTKYGRPPSKKQKERKVLTRVGKRLNIGSPDFGGSGVSDDDREELYKAANAALNASTFASGPFWSKMECIFTPISSDNASFVKEQLNIADDLEKSSSHMFAIDHDMLGVVINNKTTQGSQGRRRNHFDEPKSEAVGGRNDKVTPLFQRLLCALIEEDENEESYQQSEAKNISRQCASDDSHCGSCNQVDFEPKDRDRMESEVESEVDFHIQKNCILDRLSCDKSTASNTFRYPDTSSPLQSPGVWQGDEELSISDITHTSEICSNDLDQLQPEINNPSFPSPDGDYQLMSLDDRLLLELQSIGLYPEIMPDLAEQDEVIIQDIVELEKALYEQNGRKKRNLDKIDGAILTGRDMEKRKVEQAAFDQLTEMAYRKRLACRESRNSKSAVQKVSTQFALAFIKRTLARCRRYEEAGVSCFSEPTLQNIMFSPHSRENGARQADCIVSGTASNTCSKALHQIEARKLGAVSSASEKYDGQLDYADRGLVDSFQSSIHSSEQLLSQNGSVMIKEKKREMLVNGVVNGSSRTSNLDGAVPIGVKGKRSERDRNQTRDQSRPNSNSRAGCLSLDSNKNENKPKAKPKQKSTAAGNDRFMEAKESVCIPIYDSSLSVANARNNGSKDGASLSANQNTSQGKESTDLENLPLPDLSSIDEFGVSGELDGPQDLGSWLNFDDDGLQEHDCIMGLEIPMDDLSELNMLM